GGACATGGTTGCGGTCATGAGTCCAATCATGGTGTAGATAATGTGACTGGCTGCGATCGCGGTGATCTCAGCGTGGTCGTAACTCGGTGAGACCTCAACGAGGTCGGCACCGACGAGGTTGATGCCCCGAAGTTGGCGAAGGAGTTTGAGCACGTCTCGAGAGCTTGGACCGCCGGCCTCGGGAGTGCCGGTGCCCGGAGCGGCGCTTGGATCGAGCACGTCGATATCGATAGAGAGATAGACCGGCGCATCGCCGATGCGCTCTTTGATGCGGGCCCCAAGGTCAGGGATCGACACATCGACGAGCTCATCCGAGGTGATGATCTGAAAGCCGAAGCGGGCATCGTCGTCAAGGTCGCCAGCGCCATAGAGTGACCCCCGGGTACCGACGTGAAAGCTCCGGTCTTGGAGCAAGAGCTCCTCCTCGAAGGCGCGGCGAAAGGGTGTTCCGTGGGTATAGGGGGCGCCGAAGTAGGTGTCCCAGGTGTCGAGGTGAGCGTCGAAGTGGATGAGCGCGACCGGTCCGTGTCGTTTCGTGACCGCTCGTAACAGGGGAAGGGCGATCGTGTGGTCACCGCCGAGGGTAACAAGGCGATCAACGTGGGTCTGGAGTTCCCCAGCACGTGCTTCGATGGTCGCGATCGCCTCGTCGATGGAGAAGGGGTTGATCCCCATGTCACCAGCGTCAGCCACCTGGACCTTGCCAAAGGGGAAGAGATCCATCGCTGGATCGTAGG
The window above is part of the Ferrimicrobium sp. genome. Proteins encoded here:
- the speB gene encoding agmatinase, whose protein sequence is MEPIGPRNSLQEPRFSNSTTFARLPTLAEVGAAGIAIVGAPFDAGVSYRPGARFGPLAIRTGSQLLRPYDPAMDLFPFGKVQVADAGDMGINPFSIDEAIATIEARAGELQTHVDRLVTLGGDHTIALPLLRAVTKRHGPVALIHFDAHLDTWDTYFGAPYTHGTPFRRAFEEELLLQDRSFHVGTRGSLYGAGDLDDDARFGFQIITSDELVDVSIPDLGARIKERIGDAPVYLSIDIDVLDPSAAPGTGTPEAGGPSSRDVLKLLRQLRGINLVGADLVEVSPSYDHAEITAIAASHIIYTMIGLMTATMS